The nucleotide window CAGCGGCGGCCTGGGGTGCCTGGCGGCAACGCTGCTGATCGCGCTGATGACGCCGCAGCTCCGCCGATATCAGCTCCGGTTCGCCCGCCATCGGCTGCGGGCGTGAGGGTCAGCGCAGGTGCAGCCGCGCGGCGAGCTCGCGCATGGCGCGGATCTGTTCGGGCCTGAAAGCCACGTCGAAGCCGAGCACGTTCGCGACGAGCCGCTCGGCCCGAGCGAGCCGGAGGAAATCGGCCGCGCGCATCGTGCCGATTGCGTTCTGGATGATGCCGCCGGCCGAGACGTCGTCGGTGATCAAGCTGGCGCTGACGTCGACGATGGCCGGCCGATCGGATCCGAGATCGGCGGTGAAGACGAGCGTGGCCCTGCGCAGGACGTTCGGGTTCGCCATGTACGCGGGAGCGACGTGGACGCGGACGTCAGCGGCGGGACGGTTCGGATCGGTCAGCGACAGCCGGCCGAGAAAGGCGACGACCGCGCCGCCGATCGGGTGCAGGCCGAGCCCCAGCTCGCTCTGGCGCGCCGATGGATCCGGCCGTGACCAGGTCTCGAGATCCTTCCAGTTCGCCTGCACGCCCGCGAGCACCTGCGCGCCGTTGGCGGCCGTCGTCGCGGCGCCGGCGAGCAGCAGGCCCACCGCACAGAGTGAGGACGCGAGCAAGAGACGCATGACGACTCCTACGATCGGAAGATGAAGTACACGGCGCCGACGAGACAGAGCCCGGCCCAGAGATAGTCGAGCTTGAACGGCGCGCCCATGTACAGCATCGCAAACGGCACGAACACCGACAACGTGACGACCTCCTGGAGGATCTTGAGCTGCGACAGGCTCATCGTCGTGTAGCCGATCCGGTTCGCGGGGACCTGGAACAAGTACTCGAAGAGCGCGATGCCCCAACTCGCGATCGCCGCCACGTACCACGCCCGGTGATTCAGGTTCCGGAGGTGTCCGTACCAGGCGAAGGTCATGAACAGATTCGAAAT belongs to Acidobacteriota bacterium and includes:
- a CDS encoding DMT family protein, whose translation is MPVVLQTTGLLLISNLFMTFAWYGHLRNLNHRAWYVAAIASWGIALFEYLFQVPANRIGYTTMSLSQLKILQEVVTLSVFVPFAMLYMGAPFKLDYLWAGLCLVGAVYFIFRS